Within Scleropages formosus chromosome 24, fSclFor1.1, whole genome shotgun sequence, the genomic segment GGAACAGCAAGTCAGGTTAACGTGAACCAGAAGAATGTTTCATTCTCAGAATATACCAGTTATAAATGATTTATTGAaaatttcatcatttatttgCCTAGTAAATGGCCCAGTCAGCAAACAGCACAGGAATTTGTGCCCACGGTCGAAGGGGACATGAGCATTGACCCACCAGGGAACCCATAACCCTTTGCGTCCACATTCCACGCCCTCCACCACGCTTCGCCAACGTTTAAAAATGTGGCTTGTTCCCAAACATCTCTGTATATTTTCCCATAATTGTGATCGAGAGAAACATGGCAGAGCAAATGAGATCTGCCAGAGCGCCGTCTGATAACCGCCAGCGTTCGGAGCCAAACACATCACGCGCCGCAATTTCTGCACTTTTAACGATGCTGTTCATTTACACTAATTGTGACTCGGGGAGGTGAAGTGCTCCAGGACTGACTAAAGGCACCCTACCGGTAGCTGGatttttacagcacagcacttccaaatgggaaaaaaaaattacgctTAAGGCCAACCTGGTTTGTCTCCATTTTATTAGCTGGACCAACAAATAAAAACGAAGGACCGAAAACGCCACCgcttttgtttcagaaaaaaagtccCGGCAGAGGGTTTcgcaaaaaaagcacaaaatgaacGAAGACTCAGCCAGGAATTTCATACCGCTGTCCGGGGCAACAGCTGGAATGGTTTAAATGCTGAACTTTAATCAGAAGGGAGGATCTATAACGTGTGCAGACAAACATGTCGGGTCATCCGTTGGCGTTCGTGTTCTTTCAGTCGAGCGTACTGCCTACGCCCAGCTGATTGGACTAGCTGTTCGGAGCCCTGATTTCTAAAGGTCCAGATCCTTGCTTTCATTTAACTGTAACGGTGAGTATTAATGCAGACTGATAAAAACCCACTAATACGTTCagcgtggggtgggggggcgtgcATAGGAAAGTGTCTGTCTGCACACAGCTCCGCTGCGCTTGATGAACATGTGTGTTATCTTCCGCTATCCGCACGCCTTTGAGTCTTTTATATGGTTAATCTTCCAACCACAGCGACCGCATGGCAGATCTCATTAAACCGCATCTTGCAGCATTTAAAGCCCCACTTTTGAGATCTGGGCGCCTAAAgagcagaggcaaaaaaaaaaaaaaaaaagcagaggcgAAGAGAAATGCTGGCAATGCCTTGAGCTTCGCACCCGGCCGGTGGGTACAAGCCAACGGAAGCACACGCACAGGTAAAACCACACACTGAGACACGCGAGAAACAGGAAACCGGAAATACCAGAATCACTTGAAAAAcctgtttttatgtgttttattttttttttttttttttaaattgagttaAAACTGGATTTCGTAAAAAAACTTTGCCAGTTCAAACGCCGTGCGGGTCCATACCGTCACAGCCTTGCGAAAGATGTATGAATGGGTGGATTTAGAAGGCCAGTTTAGATAAGACCACCAtctgaacaaatataaaataatctTCACATTAGTCTGTTATTAAAAATTGGTGTTCATGaatatattatatttcatatggTAAATATagaaatttgtatttataattatGAGTCGTGCACTTTCTGTGCACGTACATCACATATGGGAGAGACCCTTCGCGCCGGTGCAGGAACGATCAACTGCAGGCCGAGCCGCACATGAAAACAGGAGtgtatttcatttcatgtttctCACAGTTACCCGTTGCTTTTCTTACTTGTCGAGAAAGGTTACGTCTTACTTGTTAAGAGCGTTCTTTAGGTATTGCTGTAGCCACTTAGTCTCTGGGCTAATGCACACCTCTTTGTTGTTCTTCAGTTTGGCACTGTGGAGGTAAGCAGTGGAGAAAGACACAGGGTTCAGTTCAGCCTCACCGTtccatgtctcacacacacacacacacacacacacacacacacacacacacacacacacaacctcatCATCAAATATAGCATCAATAAAGCATCCTTGGTTCATCCTAAATCCCTGCACATACGCATTCGACACACAGCCCCTCTACTTCAAGAATTTTGCATCGTTTCAAAACACtgggttttctttctttttatagatatacatttatttccattttaacgTTAATGTAAGTGCAAGCTGCTGCCAGCAGACGCACGCTTCACAGGCCGACACGCGGCTTCTTCAGGAGCGCCGCGGTTTTAGCATGGATGTCTTCCCTTTGTTTGCTCCATGTGTTTTACAGCTCCGTGTGTTTCCTCGTCTTGCCGTCTTTCTTCGCTTGTGGCTTTGAGGTTTTAAATAGTGTTATTATACACACTCCTTTTTTGTGAACATGTTTTATGTTCACGTTAGACATCTGACGGATTTATGCATTACGGCGTATTTTTTGTGGAGGCTGATAAACGGtgagaaatcattttaatttcgcAGAGGTAATGTTCTGActtaaaaactatttattttaagtACAAAACTTATTTAAAAGACCGAATTTAGTAAATCGGCGTAATCCATCCGGGTCGTGCTGTTTCCCTGCCACatttaagttgaaaatattttctcttagaataaaaaatgactCGGCTAAAGGATTACCATCTACTTATTACATCCATGTAGGCTTTAGGAATTAAAAACCGATCCTGCACATATCTCTTCCATATGTGTGCAACACGTTTAGTCAATAAAGGAGAAAAACTTATCACCATGGGTGAAAATTTAAAACTGCAGACATTTTTTCACGTCAGTGGCGTGGGAGGGGAATTTCTTCGTTTACTTACAAACAGATGTTCCACGCTTTGGCCAGAAAGGATCGCCTTAATCTGCCATTTGGCACCGGGCTGTGACACTTAATGTTTCAATGTCTGATTATTCACAAAATGCAGGTCAGAAGGACCAGGCCGTTTCCTTGGGGAACTCGAACGTCCTCGACGTTCGCTTTGGGACCTCGGGCGATCGGACACCTTGCGGAAGCTCTGTAAGCCGGTGGTCTTGAACCCAAAGAGCACGTGGATTTCACGCATGCCAGAAGGTCATGTTTAAGTTACCAACAGCACCCTGCGCAGACACACCGACCGAAACGCCTTCCTCGTGAGGAGAAGCGCTGCCACGATCTGCTGATATTTTACCCAGGACAGGCCACATATTAAAGAGATTAAACCGCTCTGATGCAAAACACTTCCAACCCTTTCACATTAAAAAGACTTTACAGCCccttaaatataaatgtcaagaTCGATGTGTGCATTTTCAAACAGATGGACCTCATTTTACTGCTACGGCTAATCTGTTCGCTTATTTGTTCTGATACCCTGCCAGTTTatcagtctctgtgtgtctatttaatttatttccgGGGGATGCGGGGTCTGGGTCTTTCGGGGGTCTGCACTAAAGTCAGCAGGTAGTAATTACTTCACAGCAAGTTAAGACCATGAGTAAACAAGGAGATTgtgccactgctgcctttcatctgtgcagttcagggtaatCAAAGCCTGGGGGGTCGAGGGTCAGGGATCGGGGGATGCTTGGTGTCCAGCTGCTCAGCTGCCTGTGCTGTACTCGCCATGACTCCTCCGTCACTTGGGACAGAGTCTGGGCCTCATCGGATCTGTTTCCTCACACGCTGTTTCAGGAACGGGGTGACGATGAGGACAACTCCAAGCCAGAGGTCCGAGCCAGAGGCATGAGACCATAAAAAGGCCAATCATTTTGACCCTTTATTATTGTTTCctgtggaaaacaaaaacaggctCGTGGGGGCCCTTGTTGCCGTCTCCTTTCCTTTTGCTGCGAAAGCATTGTATCGCGCACAAGAAAGCTCCAGTTCAAATTGACTTCCCCCCAGCCTTGAACATAGCTTCCGAGGGTTCCCCACAACGGCTGAGGGCGAGGCCTCCGGTGCCGACGGCTTCCATACTTACATGACTTGGAAGGGGCAGTTGGGCGTGTGCAGGAATTTGAGCTCCCGGATGGCCCTCTGAGGAACCGTGTTCAGGGTTGAGCGGCACCAGCACCTCTCCAACATGCCGATGGGCTTCGCTGGGGGTGCAACAACCAGGGAGGAGATTGAAGGGCATGTTCCTTGTGCCTCGAACTCCAGCTAAAGGTTTCCCACCACGGCAGGCAGATGCAGAGCTCTTTTTACACTgtcacacaaccacacacaggcacagctgGACACGTTTACTGATGCAATTGAGGTTGCCAGCTCTCAGCTTTATGGTGGAAGGTGCAACAACAGGGCCACTCACACACCTTCAACCAAGAGCAAATTCTCTATCACAGGGATTTAAACCTCACGCTATCTGCTGCCCAGATTTCTACTTCTCGTCAAACTTACTCAGGCACCTGAATGCTTCTCTTAAGGTGTGTGAAGGTAAAAGTGGCTGTTCCACTATCAGCCCAAGGCTCGCGTTGAATAGAAAATGCCAAAAACTCTGAAATACCTTCAGACCTTgaacttaaaataaaacaaataccgTCTCACATTATCTATCCAGGACTGTGATCTTACCAAATGTAGCAGAAATGCAGGCTATTCAGATATTGTCAGTTCAAGTAATTGTGTTcaagtaatacagtaatacttaacttttaaaaattaaagctcCTTTCCCCAATTGCCTGTATTAACATACTAAACGAAGATGAGTTACAGCTGATTAATTCAAAGAAACTGTGAGATGAAAAGCGCCACTTAGATCTGTATCAATGCCgcataatttaaaaactgttttatacCCATTTAAGTAAAAAGCAATTTTTCCCTAATAAACTTGCAAAAGAATGAAAGCAGCaa encodes:
- the cxcl12b gene encoding chemokine (C-X-C motif) ligand 12b (stromal cell-derived factor 1) isoform X2, which encodes MVLKGVALLLLVLVALSDRASPAKPIGMLERCWCRSTLNTVPQRAIRELKFLHTPNCPFQVIAKLKNNKEVCISPETKWLQQYLKNALNK
- the cxcl12b gene encoding chemokine (C-X-C motif) ligand 12b (stromal cell-derived factor 1) isoform X1, which translates into the protein MVLKGVALLLLVLVALSDRASPAKPIGMLERCWCRSTLNTVPQRAIRELKFLHTPNCPFQVIAKLKNNKEVCISPETKWLQQYLKNALNKIKKTRRRST